The proteins below are encoded in one region of Aquisphaera giovannonii:
- a CDS encoding MFS transporter: protein MNAAMGEEPADPAEPGAAAAGTAAPPGHGRYDVFRDAGFRSYILAGMAVTIGTQMQGVAVGWEIYERTGSKLALGMVGLAQVLPVLLLAIPSGHTADRYSRKWQMVAALCVLVGSSLGLAWLSISRGPVGWIYVFLVLNGIGQSFNRPARWAILREIVDRDRLVPAITWNTSTWQVAAVAGPALGGLLVAQTGGATASYLGNAACCALGASLIMTLRPRPIAREVQPISLETLLAGIRFVFRTDLLLATMTLDLFAVLLGGATALLPVFASDILGTGPVGLGWLRAAPSIGSFLMALAMAHLPPLRRAGVTLLGAVVGFGLATIVFGLSTNPYLSFAMLLITGMCDNVSVVVRQTLAQLLTPEGMRGRVSAVNTIFITSSNELGEFESGVAASWLGTVPAVVVGGVGTILVVLSVAARWPRLATLGRLGELQPPPDAVAESVEEEREAKAAPP from the coding sequence ATGAACGCCGCGATGGGAGAGGAGCCCGCAGACCCCGCCGAGCCCGGGGCCGCGGCCGCGGGCACCGCCGCACCTCCGGGCCACGGCCGCTACGACGTCTTCCGGGACGCCGGCTTCCGCAGCTACATCCTGGCCGGCATGGCCGTGACCATCGGGACCCAGATGCAGGGCGTCGCCGTCGGCTGGGAGATCTACGAGCGGACCGGCAGCAAGCTGGCGCTCGGCATGGTCGGCCTGGCGCAGGTTCTGCCCGTGCTGCTGCTCGCCATCCCGTCGGGGCACACCGCGGACCGCTACAGCCGGAAGTGGCAGATGGTAGCGGCGCTTTGCGTCCTAGTCGGCTCGTCGCTGGGCCTGGCCTGGCTGTCAATCTCGCGAGGCCCGGTCGGGTGGATCTACGTCTTCCTGGTGCTCAACGGGATCGGCCAGTCGTTCAACCGCCCCGCTCGCTGGGCGATCCTCCGCGAGATCGTCGACCGCGACCGCCTCGTCCCCGCGATCACCTGGAACACCAGCACATGGCAGGTCGCCGCGGTGGCCGGCCCGGCGCTCGGCGGCCTGCTCGTCGCGCAGACCGGGGGCGCGACGGCCAGCTACCTGGGCAACGCGGCCTGCTGCGCCCTGGGCGCCAGCCTGATCATGACCCTCCGGCCCCGGCCGATCGCCCGGGAGGTGCAGCCGATCTCGCTGGAGACGCTCCTGGCCGGGATCCGGTTCGTCTTCCGGACGGACCTGCTCCTGGCCACGATGACGCTGGACCTGTTCGCGGTGCTCCTCGGCGGGGCCACCGCGCTGCTGCCGGTCTTCGCCAGCGACATCCTCGGGACCGGGCCCGTCGGGCTGGGCTGGCTCCGGGCCGCCCCCTCGATCGGATCGTTCCTGATGGCGCTCGCGATGGCCCACCTGCCCCCGCTCCGGCGTGCCGGCGTCACGCTGCTGGGGGCCGTGGTCGGCTTCGGCCTGGCGACGATCGTCTTCGGCCTGTCCACCAATCCGTACCTGTCGTTCGCCATGCTGCTGATCACCGGTATGTGCGACAACGTCAGCGTCGTGGTCCGCCAGACCCTCGCGCAGCTCCTGACGCCGGAGGGGATGCGCGGGCGGGTCTCGGCCGTGAATACGATCTTCATCACATCCTCGAACGAGCTGGGCGAGTTCGAATCGGGCGTCGCCGCGAGCTGGCTGGGGACGGTCCCCGCCGTGGTCGTCGGGGGCGTCGGGACGATCCTCGTGGTACTCTCGGTGGCGGCGAGGTGGCCGCGGCTGGCGACGCTCGGGCGCCTCGGCGAGCTCCAGCCCCCGCCGGACGCCGTCGCCGAATCGGTCGAGGAAGAGCGGGAGGCGAAAGCGGCCCCGCCGTGA
- a CDS encoding 3-keto-disaccharide hydrolase, producing the protein MSGSCRTVPWGLIVATAMAAAALAPPAVPGGAVGDDKASAAGRRALFDGKSLDGWKKADFFGAGVVEVRDGTIVLGTGQSMTGITTTRGDLPKVDYELSYEAMKLSGQDFFAAATFPVGDAFITFVNGGWGGNVTGLSSLDGQDASENETTRSFRYAEKTWYKFRVRVTGTTIRAWIDDKEMAAVRYKDRRVSTRIETRRNQPLGFASYETAGAIRNIEVRPLTPAEVAGTEKPEDE; encoded by the coding sequence ATGAGTGGTTCATGCCGAACGGTCCCGTGGGGCCTCATCGTCGCGACGGCGATGGCCGCGGCGGCCCTCGCGCCGCCGGCCGTCCCGGGCGGCGCCGTGGGGGACGACAAGGCCTCGGCCGCGGGCCGCCGCGCGCTGTTCGACGGCAAGTCGCTGGACGGCTGGAAGAAGGCCGACTTCTTCGGCGCCGGCGTGGTCGAGGTCAGGGACGGGACGATCGTCCTCGGGACCGGCCAGTCGATGACCGGGATCACGACCACGCGCGGCGACCTGCCGAAGGTCGATTACGAGCTGAGCTACGAGGCGATGAAGCTCTCCGGCCAGGACTTCTTCGCCGCCGCCACGTTCCCGGTCGGTGACGCGTTCATCACGTTCGTCAACGGGGGCTGGGGCGGCAACGTCACGGGGCTGTCCAGCCTCGACGGCCAGGACGCCTCGGAGAACGAGACGACCCGCTCGTTCCGCTACGCCGAGAAGACCTGGTACAAGTTCCGCGTCCGCGTCACCGGCACGACGATCCGGGCCTGGATCGACGACAAGGAGATGGCCGCGGTCCGCTACAAGGATCGACGCGTCAGCACCCGCATCGAGACCCGCCGCAATCAGCCGCTCGGCTTCGCCTCGTACGAGACGGCCGGCGCGATCCGCAACATCGAGGTCCGCCCGCTCACGCCCGCCGAGGTGGCCGGTACGGAGAAGCCCGAGGACGAATGA
- a CDS encoding M90 family metallopeptidase, giving the protein MFGFLRRRRRDRIRSRPFPDEWLRVIRRNVPMFGRLPEADRRELLGHVQVFVVEKNYEGCGGLELTEEIRVTIAAAACILLLHRRTDYFPGLITILVYPDAYVAPATTHIGGGILMEGDQIRLGEAWKGGVVVVSWRDLMETAAGRDDGRNLVLHEFAHLLDMEDGAVDGTPVLEGRGRYARWSSVMEHAFERLRRDRALGRYSVLDKYGATDPAEFFAVATEAFFEKAAPLRRRHPELYEELAAFYRQDPARWDRPASLVLVDPEGDEDEVPAVEGPS; this is encoded by the coding sequence ATGTTCGGCTTCCTCAGGCGGCGTCGCCGCGATCGCATCCGCTCGCGGCCGTTCCCGGATGAGTGGCTGCGCGTCATTCGCCGGAACGTGCCGATGTTCGGGCGGCTCCCCGAGGCCGACCGCCGGGAGCTCCTGGGCCACGTCCAGGTGTTCGTGGTGGAGAAGAACTACGAGGGCTGCGGCGGGCTCGAGCTGACCGAGGAGATCCGGGTGACCATCGCCGCGGCCGCCTGCATCCTGCTCCTCCACCGCCGCACCGACTACTTCCCGGGGCTGATCACCATCCTCGTCTACCCCGACGCCTACGTCGCCCCCGCGACCACCCACATCGGCGGCGGGATCCTGATGGAGGGGGACCAGATCCGGCTCGGCGAGGCGTGGAAGGGGGGCGTGGTCGTCGTCTCCTGGCGGGACCTGATGGAGACCGCCGCCGGCCGCGACGACGGCCGCAACCTCGTCCTCCACGAGTTCGCGCACCTCCTGGACATGGAGGACGGCGCCGTGGACGGGACGCCCGTGCTCGAGGGCCGCGGCCGATATGCCCGGTGGTCCTCGGTGATGGAGCACGCCTTCGAGCGGCTCCGCCGCGACCGGGCCCTGGGCCGCTACTCGGTGCTGGATAAGTACGGCGCGACCGACCCGGCCGAATTCTTCGCCGTGGCGACCGAGGCCTTCTTCGAAAAGGCCGCCCCGCTGCGCCGCCGCCATCCCGAGCTGTACGAGGAGCTCGCCGCGTTCTACCGCCAGGATCCCGCCCGCTGGGATCGGCCCGCTTCGCTCGTGCTCGTCGACCCCGAGGGCGATGAGGACGAGGTCCCGGCCGTCGAGGGGCCGTCGTGA